The sequence AGTTGATCGATTTTTGCTGGCGAAAGTTTCATGTCTTCCTCCCTTCCATCAAATCCGTCCTATAGCGCGAAAAGCACGCCGTATTTCTGCTAATTCCGTAATTCGTTCAGGGGGTAGAGGACGTGCACCGCCAAACAGATGAGCAGCAAGTAGTGTCCGGGCGCAATGCTCGATCTGCTCCATACGGTGAAATGCCTGGAGCAGGCTAGATCCATAGGTGATCGCACCGTGGTAAGCAAGAAGAATCGCGTCGTGATCGGCTACAAACGGTGCAATTGCCTCGCCCATTTCGGCTGTACCGGTGCGTGCGTATGGTGCCGTTGGTATCGGCCCCAGGGCAATCAACGCTTCTGGCAAGATCGGTTCGGCCAGACTGACTCCAGCTAGTGTTGCGCCTACCGCAGTTGGTGGATGGGCATGAACACAGGCCATAACATCAGGGCGATGACGATAAACGAAAAGGTGCAGATGGCGTTCTGAAGATGGCTGACGTTCTGGCGAGCCGCGGATCAATTGACCATCATGATCAATGACGACCAGATCTTCAGGGTTTAACATCCCCTTGGCTAACCCTGCCGGGGTAATGAGGATCGAACCATCAGGTAGGCGAGCTGATAGATTGCCATCACCGGCTACGATTAAGCCACGCTCGTAGAGTAAGCGGCCACAGAGTACCATTTCGGCCCGCAACGCCGTTTCAACATCAGTATGAAAATTAATTGTCATAGCGTTTCTGTTGGCGCAAACGGAAGAATAAGAATGCAGCGACAATCCACCCCGACCAAGCCAGGATTGGTCGACTGAAACGCATTGCTAGAATAACGATGAAAAGCAATATGCGCAAGCTATTGACCAAGAGACGTTTACTCACTTCAGGACGAGGTGTAGCTGTCCAATCGATTTGATTAAGACGTGGTAATAAACCCCGCTCAACACATCCCTCTAGTGAAAAGAGATAAATCGTATCCGTATGGTGGGCGGCCAGTTGTAGATCGCGTTCGAGCGCATCCCATGTCAATGGTGGAAGATCTTCAGCGCTACTAGCTCGTACCGTGCTGCCAACGATACACCCCACGCCAATAGCATCAGCAGCAGGACCGTAACTATCGATCAGGGCACCACCGAGATCATTGCCCAACTGACTGATCGGGATACTGCTGAAGCAGAGTAATACTTCGACATCAGCCGGGAGATCAACGATATCAAGTGCACGCTGAATGGTTGTCGTCGCTGCCCGCCGATCATCGACGATTAAGGGTAGCTGATATGTATGAACTTCGTAGCCGTCATGATGTATTTCAGCAATGAGATCAATGTAGGCAGCACGGGCACTCTCGTAGAGAACGTTTTCGTGAGCTAACCAGATTCGACGGGCAATGTCACGAATTCCACGTCGTCGGCTGGCAATCACTTCAGCCAGTGGCGGTTCAATGTCTAGACCAATAGCCTGAAACTGTACATTGTGACTAATCGCCCACTGCCGTACTGAGCGATAACGTTCAATCGCCTGAGGATAATTCTGTAGATTAAACCAAAAACCCTCTTCGGCCGGCAAGAGCAGCCAGGCAATTACCGGGATCCGATGCTGATTCAGGATTGCAACTGCCTGAGCTGTCTCTGGCGCGAGGTTGTGAAGGGCCACCGCAACACCATATTCACCGGTTGCCAGAAATGAGAGCACTCCCGGTGTTGCAAGTAACTCTAACAGGGACGGCCCTTCCAATTCACAGAAGAAGATGATCTGCGGCCGTCCTAATACGGGTGATATTCTAATTGGCAGTGATGTCGTTTGCACAATTGCATTATAGCACTCTCAATTGCAACCAATAACCAGTTTTGGATGCTGTCGCCAATACTGGGTTGCCTGCTCAAACGCATGAGCTAATTGTAATACTTCCAGATCGGCTCTCGGACGTCCGATGATCTGGATACCTACTGGCAAGCCATCACGGGTAAAACCGGCGGGTACGGAAATAGCCGGTACATTGCAGACCGAGATATAGTAACACGATCGCATCCATTCAATATAATTACTCATTGGTACACCGTTAATCTCGGTGATGTACGGTTGTTCAACCGGGAACGGTGGTACTTGACTTACTGGTGCCACAATAAATTCATACGTTTGCATAAAATCGTATAAGCGGCCGAGCAGCGCAGCGTGGAGCCGCATAGCGCGACCGATTTGCGGCCCACTCAAGGCACGTCCGGCTTCAATGTTCCAGATAACTGTGTCTTTCATCCGATGTCGTTCACGGTCAAGCAACTCGCCAAGCGTTAGTTCATAGCGGAAAGCCCGCATGACCTGAAAGATTTCATCTGCATCACGTAAATCGGGGGTTGCCTCTTCAACATGGCAACCGAGCTGGATGAAAATATCACGTTTGGCTGCAAGCACTTCACTCACGCGAGGATCGACCGGCAACCCACCCAGATCAGGACTCCAGGCAATGCGTACACCGCGAAAGTCTCGTTCAAGCGACTGCGCAAACAGCGTGGCCGGTTCGCTGATCGAGAGTGGCGCCCGTGGATCTGGACCGGCAATGGCCTGTAACATCAACGCAATATCGGCCACGGTACGAGCCATAGGGCCATCAACCGCAAAGGGCAGAAAAGGCGTTGGATCGGGCCAGACCGGTACTCTGCCTGGTGAAGGGCGAAAACCGACGATGTTGCAATAACCAGCCGGATTGCGTAATGAGCCACCGAGGTCACTGCCATCGGCAATCGCTATCATACCGCAGGCCAGTGCTACGGCAGCACCACCGCTACTGCCGCCACAGGTTTTGCTCAGATCGTAGGGGTTACGGGTCGGGCCAAAGATCGGGTTAAAGGTTTGTGAACCGGCGCCGAATTCTGGCGTGTTTGTCTTTCCTAGAGTGACTGCACCTGCTGCTTTCAGACGAGCAACGATCAGCGCATCAAAATCAGGGACAAAATCGGCAAAGATCGGTGAACCATACGTTGTACGCATGCCTTTGGTCTCGGCCAGATCTTTGTGGGCTATCGGTAAGCCTGCTAATGGGCCAAGGTCTTCACCGCGATCTAGTGCCTCGTCAATTGCCCGCGCCCGCGCTTGCGCACCGTCGATGTCGAGCGTGACAATGGCATTAACCCGTGGGTTTACGTCGGCAATGCGTTGCAGATGAGCGGCTAGCACCTCACCGGCAGAAACGGTACGCTGGCGAATCAAGCGGGCAATC comes from Chloroflexus sp. Y-396-1 and encodes:
- a CDS encoding class II aldolase/adducin family protein gives rise to the protein MTINFHTDVETALRAEMVLCGRLLYERGLIVAGDGNLSARLPDGSILITPAGLAKGMLNPEDLVVIDHDGQLIRGSPERQPSSERHLHLFVYRHRPDVMACVHAHPPTAVGATLAGVSLAEPILPEALIALGPIPTAPYARTGTAEMGEAIAPFVADHDAILLAYHGAITYGSSLLQAFHRMEQIEHCARTLLAAHLFGGARPLPPERITELAEIRRAFRAIGRI
- a CDS encoding amidase, translating into MSDTDLCLQPATVIARLIRQRTVSAGEVLAAHLQRIADVNPRVNAIVTLDIDGAQARARAIDEALDRGEDLGPLAGLPIAHKDLAETKGMRTTYGSPIFADFVPDFDALIVARLKAAGAVTLGKTNTPEFGAGSQTFNPIFGPTRNPYDLSKTCGGSSGGAAVALACGMIAIADGSDLGGSLRNPAGYCNIVGFRPSPGRVPVWPDPTPFLPFAVDGPMARTVADIALMLQAIAGPDPRAPLSISEPATLFAQSLERDFRGVRIAWSPDLGGLPVDPRVSEVLAAKRDIFIQLGCHVEEATPDLRDADEIFQVMRAFRYELTLGELLDRERHRMKDTVIWNIEAGRALSGPQIGRAMRLHAALLGRLYDFMQTYEFIVAPVSQVPPFPVEQPYITEINGVPMSNYIEWMRSCYYISVCNVPAISVPAGFTRDGLPVGIQIIGRPRADLEVLQLAHAFEQATQYWRQHPKLVIGCN